One window from the genome of Cricetulus griseus strain 17A/GY chromosome 2, alternate assembly CriGri-PICRH-1.0, whole genome shotgun sequence encodes:
- the LOC113834404 gene encoding mitochondrial intermembrane space import and assembly protein 40, whose protein sequence is MSYCRQEGKDRIIFVTKEDHETPSSAELVADDPNDPYEEHGLILPNGDINWNCPCLGGMASGPCGEQFKSAFSCFHYSKEEIKGSDCIDQFRAMQECMQKYPDLYPQDEEEEEEAKPPEQVEETAAAKASAAKEQGSSS, encoded by the coding sequence ATGTCCTACTGCCGGCAGGAAGGGAAGGATCGGATCATATTTGTGACCAAAGAAGACCATGAAACTCCGAGCAGTGCAGAGCTGGTGGCTGATGACCCCAATGATCCCTATGAGGAGCACGGATTGATACTGCCCAATGGAGATATTAACTGGAATTGCCCATGTCTTGGGGGAATGGCCAGTGGCCCCTGTGGGGAACAGTTCAAGTCTGCCTTTTCCTGCTTCCACTACAGCAAAGAGGAAATCAAGGGATCAGACTGTATAGACCAGTTCCGGGCCATGCAGGAATGCATGCAGAAATACCCGGACCTCTATCCccaagatgaggaggaggaagaggaggcaaaacCACCGGAGCAGGTGGAAGAAACAGCTGCTGCTAAAGCCTCTGCAGCCAAAGAGCAGGGGTCAAGCTCCTGA